In Wolbachia endosymbiont of Spodoptera picta, a single window of DNA contains:
- a CDS encoding OTU domain-containing protein, with the protein MIDEEKTFRKYLKDIENTVTETDSSPIWGRSNIEGRMICDKYKVELRVYSIEEDSQKITVTKITAHDDDPEVFIQDINLNQLEIDSSKKTVGVVNYMRHFVPLLSEISEDITESQPVSNEEIFGEVTEVPASDQSEQEEQYNIRTSKAAIAQDHKEQKTQKERIDTSASEPIHTDTVITISHQQGQETQQEAIEKKLINSYRREAIYSIAAVITAIAFTAFATVAIFTQPIPLACLAGVALAIACVCVYQLTQSHQDINELKGKVGENNTFTFLEETGFKIYSLIDKAASKI; encoded by the coding sequence ATGATAGATGAAGAGAAGACTTTTCGTAAATACTTAAAAGACATTGAAAATACGGTTACAGAAACTGATTCTTCACCTATATGGGGTCGTTCAAACATTGAAGGCAGAATGATATGCGACAAGTACAAAGTGGAGCTCCGTGTTTATTCAATAGAGGAAGATAGTCAAAAAATTACAGTAACTAAAATTACAGCACATGATGATGATCCAGAAGTTTTTATACAAGATATAAATCTCAATCAACTAGAGATAGATAGTAGCAAAAAAACTGTAGGAGTAGTGAATTACATGAGGCATTTTGTGCCACTCCTAAGTGAAATTTCTGAAGATATAACAGAAAGTCAACCAGTTTCTAATGAAGAAATCTTTGGTGAAGTGACAGAAGTTCCTGCTTCTGATCAATCAGAGCAAGAAGAACAATATAATATCAGAACTAGCAAAGCAGCAATTGCGCAAGATCATAAAGAACAAAAAACACAAAAAGAGAGAATTGATACCAGCGCTAGTGAGCCAATTCATACAGATACAGTAATTACTATTTCTCATCAACAAGGGCAAGAAACACAACAAGAGGCAATAGAAAAGAAATTAATCAATAGTTACAGAAGAGAAGCTATTTATAGCATAGCTGCTGTAATAACAGCTATAGCATTCACAGCATTTGCTACAGTTGCTATTTTTACCCAACCAATTCCTTTAGCATGTCTTGCTGGAGTTGCTTTAGCCATTGCATGTGTTTGTGTATATCAGTTAACGCAGAGTCATCAAGACATTAACGAACTGAAAGGTAAGGTAGGAGAAAACAACACCTTTACTTTTTTAGAAGAAACGGGATTTAAAATTTATAGCCTGATTGATAAAGCAGCTTCAAAAATTTAA
- a CDS encoding nucleotide exchange factor GrpE, translating into MSDSNKEKKKKFADMVSKRKGDDQEDQQTGDLSEELNILKERAVQLEDHLRRAVADNENVKRIMQKQISDASDYAVTKFARDMIDSCDNLKKAMENLKDDDPIHEGIKVAHQKIVSDLKKHGIEEIDPIGNSFDSNLHQAVVEREDNEKEPGTIVEVLQTGYTIKNRLLRPAMVILSKKSADCESN; encoded by the coding sequence ATGTCAGATAGTAATAAAGAGAAAAAAAAGAAATTTGCAGATATGGTCAGTAAACGAAAAGGGGATGATCAAGAAGATCAGCAAACAGGTGATTTAAGTGAAGAGCTTAATATATTAAAAGAACGTGCAGTTCAGCTTGAAGATCATTTACGTCGCGCTGTTGCGGATAATGAAAACGTTAAACGTATAATGCAAAAGCAAATTAGCGATGCAAGTGATTATGCAGTCACAAAATTTGCACGTGATATGATCGACTCTTGTGACAATTTAAAAAAAGCAATGGAAAACTTGAAAGATGATGATCCTATTCATGAAGGAATAAAAGTGGCGCACCAAAAGATTGTGAGTGATCTAAAAAAACATGGAATAGAAGAAATAGATCCAATAGGTAACTCTTTTGACAGCAATTTACATCAAGCTGTTGTGGAAAGAGAAGATAATGAAAAAGAGCCTGGCACTATTGTAGAAGTACTACAAACTGGTTATACAATTAAAAATAGGTTGCTTCGTCCTGCAATGGTTATTCTTTCTAAAAAATCTGCTGATTGCGAAAGTAACTAA
- the trpS gene encoding tryptophan--tRNA ligase produces MEEVIFSGIQPSGVLHLGNYLGAIKQWIGLQDKYKSLFCVVDLHAITANKLPANELKNNIFKAAATYIACGIDPEKSIIFNQSAVSGHAELGWLLGCYTPIGWLNRMTQFKDKAGSDRQKASLGLYSYPVLMAADILLYQTKYVPVGDDQKQHLELARDIASAFNNHYKCSHFIIPEILTLDCTSRIMSLRDGASKMSKSDSSEYSCINLDDTNDLIVKKIEKAKTDSIPGFDFATLKCRPEVNNLVNIYSVLSDLNVEKVCEEVNKHDMKHFKKELAGLIISVISPIREKLNGLLKDQLHLHKILKEGTEKAAEIANNNIKKIKDIIGFVQ; encoded by the coding sequence ATGGAAGAAGTTATCTTCTCAGGTATTCAGCCAAGTGGAGTATTACATTTGGGCAATTATCTTGGTGCAATTAAGCAGTGGATAGGGTTGCAGGATAAATATAAATCTCTTTTTTGTGTTGTTGATCTGCATGCAATCACAGCAAATAAGCTTCCCGCAAATGAATTAAAAAATAATATTTTTAAAGCAGCAGCAACTTATATTGCATGTGGAATAGATCCGGAAAAGTCGATTATTTTCAATCAATCCGCAGTTAGTGGTCATGCAGAATTGGGCTGGCTGCTAGGGTGCTATACACCAATTGGTTGGCTTAATCGTATGACTCAATTTAAAGATAAGGCTGGAAGCGATAGACAAAAAGCTTCTCTTGGGTTATATAGCTACCCAGTACTTATGGCTGCGGATATATTGCTGTATCAAACTAAATATGTTCCTGTTGGCGATGATCAAAAACAGCATTTAGAACTTGCACGTGATATTGCATCAGCTTTTAACAATCATTATAAATGTAGTCATTTCATCATACCTGAAATCTTAACTTTGGATTGTACATCAAGGATAATGAGCTTAAGAGATGGAGCAAGCAAGATGAGCAAATCTGATTCTTCAGAATACTCATGCATTAACCTTGACGATACAAATGACTTGATTGTCAAGAAAATAGAAAAAGCAAAAACAGATTCAATTCCAGGCTTTGATTTTGCTACTTTAAAGTGCCGTCCAGAAGTAAACAATTTGGTAAACATTTATTCAGTGCTTAGTGATTTAAATGTGGAAAAAGTGTGTGAAGAAGTGAATAAACATGATATGAAACACTTTAAAAAAGAGTTAGCTGGCTTAATCATCAGTGTTATATCACCCATACGTGAGAAGTTGAACGGTCTTTTGAAGGATCAGCTCCATTTACATAAAATATTAAAAGAAGGTACAGAAAAAGCAGCAGAGATTGCAAATAACAATATAAAAAAGATCAAGGATATTATAGGGTTTGTTCAATAG
- a CDS encoding peptidylprolyl isomerase has protein sequence MSIRNFFTKAIVLLLVCLLIFMGIGNVLSNDDERKELAKVGKEVITSDEYTLLYQNYEKQISGSDVSKEQVKKLKYDLLNALIEQKLLFNLISELGLKVGEESIESHIKNTKYFQDDKGEFDHNKFHQTLNSLHITEKEYIEKLEKILPAMMFMTSLFKDNYPVTFGEGVDEQIYKNRYQTRVVDIVKITEDAITDVPEPDDQALLDLYERNKSNFYYPEYRTAQYISLDQKYFEDQIRISDEEVDSIIEHQELKNQRDIFNVIFPTKEKAEIARRALEESKASFEQIIEEFNKVKLDETRVNNITKDFLPENMREKVFALKTGEVSEVLTSNFGWHVIKVESIHQISDEDLVDLKKDIRSVLTNQKSFEKVNDFINQVNYKIYNGATIEEISNNYNLPIQTIGPVDASGKDQSGNEVGNSSDFISFIFSREKDQKNYFKGVGDTVVSVKISDIVPPKLQNFEESRESAIKLWRSEFIKERMFKMGQEVAVQLREKTDLEEMQGIKLVKGQQIQRNEQNYPFSFIEEIFNMKTTNSVTDPIQYNNEIIIGVLKQMHSSNGKLNMLDTGKRVMISLKEQLISYLKLKYRVEVNHAMIDDI, from the coding sequence ATGAGTATTAGAAATTTTTTTACCAAGGCAATCGTTCTCCTTTTAGTTTGCTTATTAATCTTTATGGGGATTGGCAATGTTTTATCAAATGATGATGAAAGGAAAGAATTAGCTAAAGTAGGAAAGGAAGTTATAACATCAGATGAATATACATTACTATATCAAAATTATGAAAAGCAAATTTCTGGATCTGATGTAAGTAAAGAACAAGTAAAAAAGCTGAAATATGATTTACTTAACGCACTTATAGAGCAAAAACTATTGTTTAACCTAATTAGCGAACTTGGATTAAAAGTTGGAGAAGAATCTATCGAAAGCCATATAAAAAATACCAAGTACTTTCAGGACGATAAAGGAGAATTTGACCATAATAAATTCCATCAAACTCTAAATAGCCTGCATATAACAGAAAAGGAATATATAGAAAAACTAGAGAAAATCCTGCCTGCAATGATGTTCATGACTTCGTTATTTAAAGATAATTATCCGGTAACTTTTGGTGAGGGTGTTGATGAGCAGATATACAAAAATCGCTACCAAACTAGAGTAGTTGATATTGTTAAAATAACTGAGGATGCAATTACAGACGTTCCTGAACCAGATGATCAAGCCTTACTTGATTTGTATGAAAGAAATAAGTCCAATTTTTATTACCCTGAGTATCGAACTGCGCAATACATTTCTCTGGATCAAAAATATTTTGAAGATCAAATCAGAATTTCAGATGAAGAGGTTGATAGTATAATAGAACATCAGGAACTTAAAAATCAAAGAGACATATTCAATGTGATATTTCCTACCAAAGAAAAAGCTGAAATAGCAAGAAGAGCACTTGAAGAAAGTAAAGCAAGCTTTGAACAAATAATAGAAGAGTTTAATAAAGTGAAACTCGATGAAACCAGAGTAAATAATATAACTAAGGATTTCTTACCTGAAAATATGAGAGAAAAGGTATTTGCTCTCAAAACAGGTGAAGTAAGTGAAGTTTTAACAAGCAATTTTGGATGGCACGTAATAAAGGTAGAAAGCATACATCAAATCTCTGATGAAGACTTGGTTGATTTAAAAAAAGACATAAGGTCAGTTTTAACCAATCAAAAGTCTTTTGAAAAAGTCAATGATTTCATAAATCAAGTGAATTATAAGATATACAATGGTGCAACGATTGAAGAAATCTCCAATAATTACAATTTACCTATACAAACCATTGGTCCAGTAGATGCTAGTGGAAAAGACCAAAGTGGTAATGAAGTAGGAAATTCCAGTGATTTCATTTCTTTCATTTTTTCACGCGAGAAAGATCAGAAGAATTATTTTAAGGGTGTTGGAGATACTGTTGTTAGTGTAAAAATCAGTGATATCGTTCCTCCTAAATTACAAAATTTTGAAGAAAGTAGGGAATCAGCCATAAAGCTTTGGCGTAGTGAATTTATAAAAGAAAGAATGTTTAAAATGGGACAAGAAGTAGCAGTTCAACTAAGAGAAAAGACAGATTTGGAAGAAATGCAAGGTATAAAATTGGTTAAAGGCCAGCAAATACAACGCAATGAACAAAACTACCCTTTTTCTTTCATAGAAGAGATTTTCAATATGAAAACAACTAATTCGGTAACAGATCCTATTCAATACAATAATGAAATTATAATAGGCGTTCTAAAACAAATGCATTCATCAAATGGTAAATTAAACATGCTTGACACCGGAAAACGTGTGATGATATCGCTAAAGGAACAGTTAATTAGCTATCTAAAATTAAAGTATAGAGTAGAAGTTAATCATGCTATGATTGATGATATATAA
- the rpsP gene encoding 30S ribosomal protein S16 codes for MAVKIRLARFGAKKRPFYRIVVADSRAPRDGRFIERIGQYDPMLPKDNKNRVVVKADRLKHWLSVGAQATERVMWFIKKGIVDLETESKKIEKKKVEKVQGQEA; via the coding sequence ATGGCAGTTAAAATAAGGTTAGCAAGGTTTGGGGCAAAGAAACGTCCTTTTTATAGGATAGTTGTAGCCGACTCACGAGCACCAAGAGATGGGCGCTTTATTGAGAGAATAGGACAATATGATCCAATGTTGCCAAAAGACAATAAAAATCGTGTTGTGGTAAAAGCTGATAGATTAAAACATTGGCTAAGTGTAGGAGCGCAAGCAACTGAAAGGGTAATGTGGTTCATTAAAAAAGGCATAGTAGATTTAGAAACAGAATCGAAAAAAATAGAAAAGAAAAAAGTTGAGAAAGTACAAGGGCAAGAAGCATAA
- the nth gene encoding endonuclease III codes for MDSKKVELIFEKFQQSNPAPKIELNYTNHFTLLVAIVLSARTTDISVNKITKELFSIADTPEKMLNLGQSELRKCISSIGLYNSKAKNIIGLSKILIERYNSKVPTNFDDLVSLPGVGRKSANVFLNSGLGIPTLAIDTHVFRVSNRVGLVKEKDIFKTEQSLLNVVPKKYLLYAHHWLVLHGRYICKAQKPLCETCIIHDLCEFECKRYKV; via the coding sequence ATGGACTCAAAAAAAGTAGAATTAATATTTGAAAAATTTCAACAGTCAAATCCTGCGCCAAAAATAGAGCTAAATTATACCAATCATTTTACGTTATTAGTTGCAATAGTTCTGTCAGCGCGGACGACCGATATAAGTGTTAATAAAATTACAAAGGAGCTATTTAGTATCGCTGATACGCCAGAAAAAATGTTGAATCTTGGGCAAAGTGAGCTGAGAAAATGCATAAGCAGTATTGGTTTATATAATTCCAAAGCAAAAAATATAATCGGGCTCAGCAAAATATTGATTGAGAGGTACAATAGCAAAGTGCCTACTAATTTCGATGATTTGGTATCTTTACCAGGGGTTGGGAGAAAGAGCGCTAATGTGTTCTTAAATTCAGGGCTTGGTATTCCAACATTGGCAATTGATACTCATGTTTTTAGAGTAAGCAATAGAGTTGGGCTTGTGAAAGAAAAAGATATATTTAAAACAGAGCAATCTCTTTTGAATGTGGTTCCAAAAAAATACCTGCTTTATGCTCATCATTGGCTAGTTTTACACGGTAGATACATTTGCAAGGCACAAAAACCTTTGTGTGAAACATGCATAATTCATGATTTATGTGAGTTTGAATGCAAGAGGTATAAAGTCTAG
- a CDS encoding 2-oxoglutarate dehydrogenase E1 component yields MSSFKNNSCFYGDNVEFVEEIYSRYLQGDKSIGEDWYRIFSSNLEVNKAEPCRAQNEAKVDADDLANFFRFYGHFFADLNPLSPNVNKEIDYQKYLNLSPTSDTRIYRDIYCKNIGFEFMHISSYEERVWLQEKIENQVYTLSPQDKKEILRHLIESEMFEQFLHMKFPGYKRFSIEGGESAIVAIERVISDSAAFGIEEIVLGMAHRGRLNVLTKVMGKDYAAMLSEFQGNLAYPSGLEVSGDVKYHLGYSSDRALAGGKKIHLSLCPNPSHLEAVNPVLAGRVRAKQNTRSVLGISIHGDAAFIGQGVVAETLTLSNIEGYKVGGIVHIVINNQVGFTANPRCARSSFYCTDVAKSIEAPIFHVNGDNPEAVSFAASLAMEYVQKFKKDVVIDIICYRKYGHNEGDEPNFTQPLMYKAISRHKTPGTIYEEKLAAEKVLISDEVSKLRSEFRVRLDKSLAESVTYTPKKADWFDGVWSKLRRAKLNDLSEYYTESGVSPDELKKLGVHINSNIPSSFNLNNKVRKILDGRIESINSGSNIDWATGESLAFASLLKEEIGVRLSGQDSGRGTFSHRHSRLVDQVTEEDFIPLNNISEKQARFEVIDSALSEYAVMGFEYGYSLDSPYSLVLWEGQFGDFANGAQIMIDQFIASAETKWLRSSGLVLLLPHGYEGQGPEHSSARIERFLQLCAEDNMQVVNCSTPANYFHVLRRQINRDFRKPLVVFTPKSLLRHKSAVSNLSDFEGKFLTVIRECRTGLVASDKIRKVVICSGKVYYDIIEMLEAQKINDIAVVRLEQFYPFPADKLNNELEKYKNAEIIWCQEEPKNMGGWFFVNPLIEEVLSNLDTQAKRPKCVARPAAASPACGYANVHAQQQAEILKQVVQGI; encoded by the coding sequence ATGTCCAGTTTTAAAAATAACTCCTGTTTTTATGGCGATAATGTCGAATTTGTGGAAGAAATTTATAGCCGTTACTTGCAAGGCGATAAATCAATTGGAGAAGATTGGTACAGAATTTTTTCGAGCAATTTAGAAGTTAATAAAGCAGAACCCTGCAGAGCACAGAATGAAGCTAAGGTAGATGCTGATGATTTAGCAAATTTTTTCAGATTTTATGGTCACTTTTTTGCAGACTTAAATCCATTATCACCGAATGTAAATAAGGAAATAGATTATCAAAAATACTTGAATCTTTCTCCTACAAGTGACACTAGAATCTACAGAGATATTTACTGCAAGAATATCGGTTTTGAATTTATGCATATTTCCTCTTATGAGGAAAGAGTTTGGCTGCAGGAGAAAATTGAAAATCAGGTCTATACGCTAAGCCCTCAGGATAAAAAAGAAATACTAAGGCACTTGATTGAATCTGAGATGTTCGAGCAATTTCTCCATATGAAATTTCCTGGATATAAGCGTTTTTCTATCGAAGGTGGGGAGTCAGCCATTGTTGCAATTGAAAGAGTTATTAGTGATTCTGCAGCTTTTGGTATTGAAGAAATAGTTCTTGGTATGGCCCACCGAGGACGGCTCAATGTTCTAACCAAAGTGATGGGAAAAGATTATGCGGCAATGCTGTCTGAATTTCAAGGCAACCTTGCATATCCAAGTGGTCTTGAGGTGTCTGGTGATGTCAAATATCATCTTGGTTACTCTTCTGATCGAGCACTTGCTGGTGGTAAAAAAATACACTTAAGTTTATGTCCTAACCCATCTCACCTTGAGGCGGTAAATCCGGTTCTAGCTGGAAGAGTAAGGGCAAAACAAAATACGAGATCTGTGCTTGGAATATCAATTCATGGTGATGCAGCTTTTATCGGGCAGGGAGTGGTTGCTGAAACCCTGACTTTGAGCAACATTGAAGGTTATAAAGTTGGTGGTATCGTGCATATTGTCATCAATAACCAAGTTGGTTTTACTGCGAATCCTCGTTGTGCACGCTCTTCTTTTTATTGTACTGATGTAGCAAAATCAATAGAAGCTCCAATATTTCATGTTAATGGAGATAATCCAGAAGCCGTGAGTTTTGCCGCGAGTTTGGCAATGGAGTATGTGCAGAAATTTAAAAAGGATGTGGTGATTGACATAATATGCTACCGCAAATATGGCCATAATGAAGGTGATGAACCAAATTTTACTCAGCCACTTATGTATAAAGCAATATCAAGGCATAAAACTCCGGGAACAATTTACGAAGAGAAGCTGGCTGCAGAGAAAGTCCTAATTAGTGATGAAGTAAGTAAATTGCGCAGCGAATTTAGGGTAAGGTTGGATAAAAGTCTTGCTGAGTCAGTGACTTACACTCCAAAAAAAGCTGATTGGTTTGATGGAGTGTGGTCGAAATTGAGAAGAGCAAAGTTGAACGATTTGAGTGAATATTATACGGAATCTGGTGTTTCACCAGATGAGCTAAAAAAATTAGGTGTACACATAAATAGCAATATTCCAAGTAGTTTTAATCTCAATAATAAAGTGAGGAAAATACTTGATGGCAGAATAGAAAGTATAAATTCCGGTAGCAATATAGACTGGGCCACTGGTGAAAGTCTTGCATTTGCGTCATTGCTTAAAGAAGAAATAGGAGTGCGCTTGTCAGGACAAGATTCTGGTCGTGGTACCTTCTCGCACCGTCATTCAAGGCTTGTTGATCAAGTAACGGAAGAAGATTTTATTCCACTAAACAACATAAGTGAGAAGCAAGCTCGCTTTGAAGTTATAGATAGCGCACTATCTGAGTATGCTGTGATGGGTTTTGAATATGGATATAGCCTTGACTCTCCATATTCACTGGTGCTCTGGGAAGGGCAATTTGGTGATTTTGCAAATGGTGCGCAAATCATGATCGACCAGTTTATTGCATCAGCAGAAACAAAGTGGTTGCGATCAAGTGGTCTAGTTTTACTTTTGCCTCATGGTTATGAAGGGCAGGGGCCTGAGCATAGTTCTGCTCGTATAGAGAGGTTTTTGCAACTCTGTGCAGAGGATAATATGCAGGTGGTTAATTGCTCTACTCCTGCGAATTATTTTCATGTTTTACGCCGACAAATTAATCGAGATTTTCGTAAGCCTTTAGTGGTGTTTACACCTAAATCACTATTGCGTCATAAAAGCGCAGTTTCTAACCTTTCTGACTTTGAAGGAAAATTTCTTACGGTAATTCGAGAGTGTAGAACAGGTTTAGTTGCAAGTGATAAAATACGTAAAGTTGTAATATGTAGTGGTAAAGTTTATTACGACATAATTGAAATGCTTGAAGCACAAAAAATAAACGATATAGCAGTAGTGCGTTTAGAACAATTTTATCCATTCCCGGCTGATAAACTAAACAATGAACTCGAAAAATATAAGAACGCTGAAATTATATGGTGTCAAGAGGAACCAAAAAATATGGGAGGATGGTTTTTTGTTAATCCGTTAATAGAAGAGGTTCTATCTAATCTAGACACTCAAGCAAAAAGGCCTAAGTGTGTTGCAAGACCCGCTGCTGCATCTCCTGCATGCGGTTATGCTAATGTCCATGCTCAACAACAAGCAGAAATTTTGAAGCAAGTTGTGCAGGGTATCTAG
- a CDS encoding DUF3857 domain-containing protein: MKFLKTLFNLALLVFFMSTIAEARWSKYEDASVEVKFSNVNINVNRDGTYETEVELQAKILKESGRDRFSLYSLVYNDDGADFTVLEAKAAYNGEEYIVTEDMMEDKPLASPGKGFDQLRQVTIPFPKIEIGTEVYLRYKKVNKKVPVDNFYGLSFSYYGDYLQAENTKINSELPLEIKVNDPRKVLEIAEEKKDSVHYINITLKKAIYENTINEPHNGILNIKHNTWVSLSSLSKWEDLAKKLAPGYHSIINQPLPATFKAIAESATSESTDEDKINAVTSLLNEKVQYMGDWSTVSGKYFPRDLEKIADSQIGDCKDFSASTAAILQELGYKVQPILVMRGTTNTSNPEALPNMGNFNHVMLRVMNEDGKIYWIDPTNTISMAQGIFPDIADRNALVLDSEEASYIKIPAVQGENSKGISHSELTIEDNVVNEYGQLTVQGEAALGLTGVGLYYSDEQLRDSVFRMISGVYLDEEEKKFLELPDLTLRNVEDLTIKYEFQQKNKIFKTNLGPALNLGDNWLNDVVNTASDQVSDLFIGVPKTKESHMIIKDIKIKNCENLNFEIDSPWLYVNRFCKYKNDGTEFSNLITIKKSFITNEELKTAEYKNLKSELENNFSRASIIISE; this comes from the coding sequence ATGAAATTTTTAAAAACTCTCTTTAACTTAGCATTACTAGTATTTTTCATGTCTACTATAGCTGAAGCAAGGTGGAGCAAGTACGAAGATGCTTCTGTTGAGGTTAAGTTTTCTAATGTTAACATTAATGTTAATAGAGATGGTACCTACGAAACGGAAGTAGAACTTCAAGCAAAAATACTCAAAGAATCTGGACGTGATAGATTCTCTCTATACAGTCTTGTTTACAATGATGATGGTGCAGATTTTACTGTTTTAGAGGCTAAAGCAGCTTATAATGGAGAGGAATATATAGTTACTGAAGATATGATGGAGGATAAGCCACTGGCTAGTCCTGGCAAAGGCTTTGATCAGCTAAGGCAAGTAACCATACCATTTCCCAAAATAGAAATTGGCACAGAAGTATATTTAAGATATAAAAAAGTTAACAAAAAGGTTCCTGTTGATAATTTTTATGGCTTGAGCTTCTCTTATTATGGAGATTATTTACAAGCAGAAAATACTAAAATCAACTCTGAATTGCCTCTAGAGATTAAAGTGAATGATCCAAGAAAAGTATTAGAGATTGCTGAGGAAAAAAAGGATAGTGTACATTATATAAACATTACCTTAAAGAAAGCAATTTATGAAAACACAATAAATGAACCACATAATGGAATATTGAATATTAAACATAACACTTGGGTATCACTGTCGAGCCTATCTAAATGGGAGGATTTGGCTAAAAAATTAGCCCCTGGATATCATAGCATCATTAACCAGCCACTTCCTGCAACTTTTAAAGCTATAGCAGAATCTGCTACCAGTGAGAGTACTGATGAAGATAAGATCAATGCTGTTACTTCTTTATTGAATGAAAAAGTTCAGTACATGGGAGACTGGAGTACAGTATCAGGAAAATATTTCCCGAGAGATTTAGAGAAAATTGCTGATTCTCAAATTGGGGATTGCAAAGACTTTTCTGCTAGCACGGCTGCTATTTTACAAGAACTTGGTTACAAAGTTCAACCTATTTTAGTTATGAGAGGAACTACTAATACTTCTAATCCTGAAGCGTTACCCAATATGGGTAATTTTAATCATGTGATGCTTAGAGTAATGAATGAAGATGGAAAAATATACTGGATTGATCCAACTAATACCATCAGTATGGCGCAGGGTATTTTTCCAGACATTGCTGATAGGAACGCTCTAGTACTGGATTCTGAGGAAGCTAGTTACATAAAAATTCCTGCTGTACAAGGTGAAAATTCAAAAGGGATATCCCATAGTGAATTAACTATAGAAGATAACGTTGTAAATGAATATGGCCAGCTTACCGTGCAAGGGGAAGCAGCCTTAGGCTTAACAGGTGTTGGATTATATTATTCAGATGAGCAATTAAGAGATTCTGTTTTTCGTATGATTAGTGGAGTATATCTTGATGAAGAAGAAAAGAAGTTCTTAGAATTGCCTGACCTTACCTTGCGTAATGTAGAGGATCTTACAATAAAATATGAGTTCCAGCAAAAAAATAAGATTTTCAAGACAAATCTAGGGCCGGCTTTGAATTTAGGAGATAATTGGCTTAATGATGTTGTCAATACAGCTTCTGACCAAGTGTCAGACCTTTTTATTGGTGTTCCTAAAACTAAGGAAAGCCATATGATAATAAAAGATATCAAAATTAAAAACTGTGAAAATTTGAATTTTGAAATAGATTCTCCTTGGTTATATGTAAATAGGTTCTGTAAATATAAAAATGATGGAACCGAATTTAGCAATTTAATAACCATAAAGAAAAGCTTTATTACCAATGAAGAATTAAAGACTGCTGAATATAAAAACTTAAAAAGCGAATTGGAGAATAATTTTTCTAGAGCCTCTATAATAATAAGTGAATGA
- a CDS encoding polyprenyl synthetase family protein → MLNTDLTKSSKLDDILSSDLLAMNDFIFKNVNDEGTKLATDITSHLINSGGKKIRPKLIFIMCKMLNYSGESRVNIAASVEFIHNATLLHDDVLDESKARHGVATANKIWGNKSSILVGDLLLTLAFRWLIECGNLSVLSILSKASNLLVKGEIKQMTTRFDPNTIRKNYFNIIGEKTASLFSACCEAASVVSGATSDETERLRNFGFNFGMAFQIIDDVLDYTANQGTLGKQLGKDFFEGKVTLPSIIAYEKGSPSEQKFWEKSFSSARHNFDQALQYINHHNAIHVSIEEAKHYINMAQSNIDTFSDSLYKTALIDFLNASIERQG, encoded by the coding sequence ATGCTAAACACTGATTTAACAAAAAGTAGTAAATTAGATGATATTTTATCTTCTGATTTATTGGCTATGAATGACTTTATCTTCAAAAATGTCAATGATGAAGGTACTAAGCTTGCTACCGATATTACATCTCATCTTATTAATTCAGGAGGAAAAAAGATAAGGCCTAAGCTCATTTTTATTATGTGTAAAATGCTGAATTACTCTGGAGAGAGTAGGGTCAACATTGCTGCATCGGTAGAATTTATACACAACGCTACTTTACTTCATGATGATGTGCTTGATGAAAGTAAGGCACGCCATGGAGTTGCAACAGCAAATAAAATTTGGGGAAATAAATCAAGCATTTTAGTTGGTGATCTATTATTGACCTTAGCATTTAGATGGCTTATAGAATGTGGGAATTTAAGTGTTCTCTCTATTTTATCTAAGGCATCTAATTTGCTTGTCAAGGGTGAGATAAAGCAGATGACAACGCGTTTTGACCCTAACACAATTAGGAAAAATTATTTTAATATCATTGGAGAAAAGACAGCATCTTTATTTTCTGCATGCTGCGAGGCTGCATCAGTAGTATCTGGAGCCACAAGTGACGAAACAGAGAGGCTAAGGAATTTCGGGTTTAATTTTGGTATGGCATTCCAAATAATTGATGATGTGCTAGATTATACTGCTAATCAAGGCACTTTAGGAAAGCAACTTGGAAAAGATTTCTTTGAAGGTAAAGTTACTTTACCTTCTATTATAGCATATGAAAAAGGCAGCCCATCAGAACAAAAATTCTGGGAGAAATCTTTTTCTTCAGCTAGACACAATTTTGACCAAGCATTACAATATATTAATCATCATAATGCCATTCATGTTTCTATAGAAGAAGCTAAACACTATATTAATATGGCGCAAAGTAATATTGATACTTTTTCTGATTCTCTTTATAAAACTGCTTTGATTGACTTTTTAAATGCAAGCATAGAAAGACAAGGATAG